In Rahnella variigena, one DNA window encodes the following:
- a CDS encoding glycosyltransferase, which yields MTLTTPSETIKLSAIIPMYNAGAMFRNFMDSLVAQTLDSLEIIIVNDGSTDGSEQTAQEYAAKYPHIQVITQENGGVSRARNAGLDIARGKYVTFPDADDIISPDMYKTLIEMCEQDDLDAAQCNGERYFVGSEKVKTLIPEDRLTSTGVLDGPLWLKTALATNRYLHVVWLGVYRLELIRKQGLYFEPGLHHQDIPWTTEFMFNARRVRYTQTILYRYYIHGQSISNQKRTGMKNVEYQRHYLKIAKMLDELNEQYKDRIKIYAEFPRQVTREALTVCHSVRREPDPAAQKAMIEDIYTSGTRKIMLRNARGPKQWWQLLLWLKRLHNLRKKLA from the coding sequence ATGACCCTAACAACACCATCCGAAACCATTAAGCTCAGCGCGATCATCCCTATGTACAACGCAGGGGCGATGTTCCGAAATTTTATGGATTCACTCGTCGCGCAAACGCTGGATAGCCTCGAGATTATCATTGTTAACGACGGCTCTACGGACGGGTCAGAGCAGACAGCACAAGAGTACGCCGCAAAATATCCCCATATTCAGGTTATTACCCAGGAAAACGGCGGGGTTTCTCGGGCGCGTAATGCCGGTCTGGATATTGCCCGGGGCAAGTATGTAACCTTTCCGGATGCCGATGACATCATCTCTCCGGATATGTACAAAACGTTGATAGAGATGTGTGAGCAGGATGATCTGGATGCCGCTCAGTGCAATGGTGAACGCTATTTTGTCGGCTCAGAAAAAGTAAAAACGCTCATTCCTGAGGACCGTTTAACCTCAACGGGTGTACTGGATGGGCCGTTGTGGTTGAAAACGGCGCTGGCGACTAACCGGTATTTGCATGTTGTCTGGCTTGGCGTCTATCGTCTCGAATTGATTAGAAAACAGGGACTGTATTTTGAACCTGGTTTACACCATCAGGATATTCCCTGGACGACCGAATTCATGTTCAATGCCCGCCGCGTGAGATACACCCAAACGATCCTATACCGCTACTACATTCACGGTCAGTCAATCAGTAATCAAAAACGCACTGGGATGAAGAACGTTGAATATCAAAGACATTATCTGAAAATTGCCAAAATGCTTGATGAGCTGAATGAGCAATATAAAGACCGGATAAAAATTTATGCTGAGTTTCCACGGCAGGTCACACGTGAAGCGCTGACGGTATGCCACTCAGTTCGTCGTGAGCCTGATCCTGCGGCTCAAAAAGCCATGATTGAAGATATTTATACCTCCGGCACACGTAAGATAATGCTCCGTAATGCCCGCGGCCCGAAGCAATGGTGGCAACTATTATTGTGGCTAAAGCGCCTGCATAACTTACGCAAAAAACTCGCCTGA
- a CDS encoding O-antigen ligase family protein, which produces MINPWLSAIKKSSFDDKLAALFFLFTTISISFFMLSGEVTRNFFYITTYIAVIYFVYITFKKDKKVHFYVFSWIVLLLGVSKVLWVALTTNEQYPLIAHHYQISGKRLILAAFILYAIEHNLHRWKISTVTVRTGIAIMTLLFMIISVMHIAVYLKTGERIRINSDAPTSGAYTFTIFSLLVMYSLKFHGLKHYRLFCLVIMTMTFGVLAATETRSAAILFTFISVCSVLYDFAKSSHTSKMIYGFAIAGLIISALLSGHPYYNKIVTRIDNLQNEVASYDAGDRNTSVGARFSMWRAGIDAFEHHPFGQSADSRNALATAFINQHEGGNPEALRNLPFHLHNDIIDTLSLQGIFGGIIMVLFFAVLLLYPFKLVPKGYEFLLLSVPVIYFSQGDSQFYNRETPYFVVLIVGYLLMLRMKTPSVSEK; this is translated from the coding sequence ATGATTAACCCTTGGTTATCAGCAATCAAAAAATCGTCATTTGACGATAAGCTTGCTGCACTGTTTTTCTTATTCACCACCATCTCGATTTCTTTTTTTATGCTGTCCGGAGAAGTCACCCGAAACTTTTTCTATATCACGACATATATCGCAGTTATCTATTTCGTATACATCACGTTTAAAAAAGATAAAAAAGTCCATTTTTACGTTTTTTCATGGATTGTATTACTGCTCGGTGTTAGCAAAGTATTGTGGGTCGCATTGACGACCAATGAACAGTATCCGCTGATTGCTCACCATTATCAGATAAGCGGCAAGCGACTTATCCTGGCGGCCTTTATTCTTTATGCTATAGAGCATAATTTGCACAGATGGAAGATATCGACAGTGACTGTCCGCACGGGAATTGCGATCATGACATTGTTATTTATGATTATCTCCGTCATGCATATCGCGGTTTACCTGAAAACGGGCGAGCGTATCCGAATTAACTCTGATGCACCGACTTCCGGTGCTTATACGTTTACTATTTTCTCGTTACTGGTGATGTACAGCCTGAAATTTCATGGACTAAAACATTACAGGCTTTTTTGTCTGGTGATCATGACCATGACATTTGGCGTTCTGGCAGCAACAGAAACCCGATCAGCGGCAATCCTGTTTACCTTTATTAGCGTCTGTAGTGTGCTCTATGATTTCGCGAAGAGTTCACATACATCAAAAATGATTTATGGCTTCGCCATTGCAGGGCTAATCATTTCTGCTCTTTTATCCGGCCATCCGTATTACAACAAAATCGTCACCCGGATCGATAATCTGCAGAATGAAGTCGCCTCTTACGATGCCGGAGACCGTAATACTTCCGTAGGCGCCCGTTTCTCAATGTGGCGCGCGGGTATCGATGCTTTTGAACATCATCCGTTCGGACAGTCAGCAGACAGCCGGAATGCGCTTGCGACAGCCTTCATTAATCAACATGAAGGGGGAAATCCGGAAGCCTTACGTAATCTGCCATTCCATTTGCACAATGACATCATTGACACCTTGTCATTACAGGGCATTTTTGGCGGGATTATTATGGTGTTGTTCTTCGCCGTATTATTGTTATATCCCTTTAAACTCGTCCCTAAAGGCTACGAATTCCTGCTGCTTTCAGTACCGGTCATTTATTTCAGTCAGGGCGATTCTCAGTTCTATAATCGCGAGACGCCGTATTTTGTCGTTCTGATAGTGGGGTATCTGCTGATGTTGCGGATGAAGACCCCTTCAGTCTCTGAAAAATAA
- a CDS encoding glycosyltransferase family 8 protein, with the protein MANTLHPSIKNREEIVNSLGTEKDVVHLSFGINDSYARGMGIAVFSVLENNPDLRFHVHLFGTTLSNESISRIIELAKMFPLAVTTYTFKDEAFQGLPMVGRYTHAIYYRLFIPLILADITDKVIYLDADTLCVGQYNDLIKLDISQHTLCAVNDEKRARAKLCPVLKLTSGNYFNSGFLYINIEKWVARDTTNRVINELRENGDKFKFPDQEALNVVLENEILLLPKEYNYIVDIIYKRVGHEKALPAGVILIHYTGKCKPWHSWGGSKVADLYYSYYERSPWRGISLDMPVSYKEMKRYARVLWFKGDYLSSVKWMAKYMNTKVFRKRTHD; encoded by the coding sequence ATGGCTAATACCTTGCATCCATCAATTAAGAATAGGGAAGAGATTGTTAACTCTCTGGGAACTGAAAAAGATGTGGTGCATCTCTCTTTCGGTATCAATGACAGTTATGCTCGCGGAATGGGCATTGCTGTGTTCTCAGTTCTGGAAAACAACCCTGATCTGCGCTTTCATGTTCATTTATTCGGTACAACGCTCAGCAATGAGAGCATCAGCCGAATTATTGAGTTAGCGAAGATGTTTCCCCTTGCCGTCACCACCTATACCTTCAAAGATGAGGCTTTTCAGGGATTGCCGATGGTTGGCCGCTACACACACGCCATCTATTACCGGTTATTTATCCCGCTCATCCTCGCTGATATCACAGATAAAGTGATTTATCTGGATGCTGATACGCTATGTGTCGGTCAGTACAATGACCTGATCAAACTGGATATCAGTCAACACACGTTATGTGCAGTAAATGATGAAAAAAGGGCGCGAGCTAAACTTTGCCCGGTGCTAAAGCTGACTTCTGGTAATTATTTCAACTCCGGATTTCTTTATATCAATATCGAAAAATGGGTTGCCAGAGACACCACCAACCGGGTGATTAATGAGCTTCGCGAAAACGGGGATAAATTTAAATTCCCTGATCAGGAAGCCCTGAATGTCGTGCTGGAAAACGAAATCCTGCTACTGCCTAAAGAATATAATTATATCGTCGATATCATTTACAAACGCGTAGGCCATGAGAAAGCCCTTCCTGCCGGTGTGATCCTGATTCATTACACCGGAAAATGTAAACCCTGGCATTCGTGGGGTGGAAGCAAAGTGGCTGATCTCTATTACTCCTATTATGAGCGCTCCCCATGGAGAGGCATTTCGCTCGACATGCCAGTAAGTTATAAAGAAATGAAACGCTATGCTCGTGTCCTGTGGTTTAAAGGAGACTACTTAAGTAGCGTGAAATGGATGGCTAAGTATATGAACACAAAAGTATTCAGGAAAAGAACACATGATTAA